From one Geoalkalibacter halelectricus genomic stretch:
- a CDS encoding ATP-binding protein, which produces MLDTLDVRLLQARQDQLGYLEFLQLLLQDEIERRKTQSLRLRLQRASFEEPKTLEEFDFAGSPTLNPAAIRLGCGMDGAGCR; this is translated from the coding sequence ATGCTCGACACCCTCGATGTGCGGCTGCTGCAGGCCCGCCAGGATCAACTCGGCTACCTGGAGTTTCTCCAACTGCTGTTGCAGGACGAGATCGAGCGCCGAAAGACCCAGAGTCTGCGGTTGCGTCTGCAACGTGCCAGTTTCGAGGAGCCCAAGACCCTGGAGGAGTTCGACTTCGCAGGCTCTCCCACCCTCAATCCCGCCGCCATCCGCCTCGGATGTGGGATGGATGGTGCCGGTTGTCGAT